The following are encoded in a window of Primulina eburnea isolate SZY01 chromosome 4, ASM2296580v1, whole genome shotgun sequence genomic DNA:
- the LOC140829154 gene encoding uncharacterized protein, translated as MASCLVCLGLGSGILRHHQSLRTLANGLFYLYAARRFCHFPSPNVSCSQSSSTSTVKRVCSWVCQSYYTQQAKTSLFNSTHFMLSLPINSEYLTREQAITVVASLADEAGSMVALSFFYWAIGFTKFRHFMRFYIVSVTCLIKNGNFERAHEVLRCMLRNFGEAGMLKEAADMVLEMQSQGLVLSAHTLNCVLSSVNEMGCVEIAENVFAEMCQRGVRPDPCSFKSMIVAYCRNKRVSGVDRWLNAMFSRGFIVDNATCSLIISVFCEMGSVNRASWVFNKLVEMGFKPNVINYTCLINGLSNRGSIKQAFELLEEMVGSGLKPNVYTHTTLIYGLCKKGWIDKAFRLFLKLVRSDNHKPNVHTYTTMIAGYCKEEKLNRAEMLLVKMQEQGLLPNLKTYTTLIDGHSKEGNFYRAYELMDKMSEEGLTPNSITYNAVIHGLCKKGHVKEAYRLLKRINQIGFSADKFTYTILISESCKVDDTRRALALVNKMIKYGIPLDMHTYTTLISAFSRQRKIRECEKIFDDAIKMGHIPTTQTYTSMICGYCRDNNTDMARKNFHWMSDNGCVPDSFTYGALISGLCKESMLDEARTLFDEMVDKGLSPCEVTRITIAYEFCKKNEFSTTMILLGRLDKKPWVRTISTLIRKLCSESKAEMAAQFFDKLLDVNQIVDRVTLAAFMNACYDSNNYALIADMSEKIRKEKRVSVA; from the exons ATGGCGTCCTGCCTTGTCTGTCTTGGTCTGGGCAGCGGAATCCTACGCCACCACCAATCACTCAGAACACTTGCCAATGGCCTCTTTTATCTCTATGCTGCCAGACGTTTTTGCCACTTCCCCAGTCCAAACGTTAGCTGCTCTCAGTCTTCATCAACTTCGACAGTCAAAAGAGTCTGCTCCTGGGTTTGCCAATCATACTACACTCAACAGGCAAAAACGTCCCTATTCAATTCGACACATTTCATGCTGAGTTTGCCTATAAACTCAGAATATTTGACCCGAGAACAGGCAATCACCGTGGTGGCCTCATTGGCTGACGAGGCAGGCTCCATGGTGGCATTGAGCTTCTTTTACTGGGCCATTGGGTTTACTAAATTTAGGCACTTTATGAGGTTTTACATTGTTTCAGTTACTTGCTTGATTAAAAATGGAAACTTTGAGAGAGCCCATGAAGTTTTGCGTTGTATGCTGAGGAATTTCGGTGAGGCAGGGATGTTGAAGGAAGCTGCTGACATGGTTCTTGAAATGCAGAGCCAGGGCCTGGTTTTGAGTGCCCACACATTGAATTGTGTCTTAAGCTCAGTCAACGAGATGGGTTGTGTTGAGATTGCTGAGAATGTGTTTGCTGAAATGTGTCAGAGGGGCGTGAGACCTGATCCCTGTAGTTTTAAGTCCATGATCGTGGCGTATTGTCGAAACAAGAGAGTTTCTGGTGTTGATAGATGGTTGAATGCAATGTTTAGTAGAGGATTTATTGTGGACAACGCCACTTGTAGTTTGATTATCAGCGTGTTTTGTGAAATGGGTTCCGTGAATAGAGCATCATGGGTCTTTAATAAGCTGGTTGAGATGGGATTCAAACCAAATGTTATTAATTATACATGTTTAATTAATGGGTTGAGCAACAGGGGCAGCATAAAGCAAGCATTTGAATTACTGGAGGAGATGGTTGGGAGTGGCTTGAAGCCAAATGTATATACTCATACTACATTGATTTATGGTCTTTGTAAGAAAGGTTGGATTGATAAAGCATTTAGGCTTTTCTTGAAACTTGTTAGGAGCGATAATCACAAGCCAAATGTGCACACATATACAACCATGATTGCCGGATACTGTAAAGAGGAAAAGTTGAACCGTGCAGAGATGTTGCTAGTCAAAATGCAGGAACAGGGATTGTTGCCTAACTTGAAAACATATACTACCCTTATTGATGGTCATTCTAAGGAGGGAAATTTCTACCGAGCATATGAATTGATGGACAAAATGAGTGAAGAGGGTTTAACTCCTAATAGTATCACGTATAATGCTGTTATTCATGGCCTCTGTAAGAAAGGACATGTTAAGGAGGCTTATCGGTTGCTCAAAAGAATCAATCAGATTGGATTCTCTGCTGATAAATTTACTTACACCATTCTTATTTCTGAGAGCTGCAAGGTAGATGATACTAGAAGAGCTTTGGCACTTGTAAATAAGATGATCAAATATGGCATTCCTCTTGATATGCATACTTACACAACTTTGATCTCAGCATTTTCTAGGCAAAGGAAAATAAGAGAATGtgaaaaaatatttgatgatGCTATAAAAATGGGCCATATCCCAACCACACAAACATACACGTCTATGATTTGTGGGTATTGTCGAGATAATAATACTGACATGGCTAGAAAAAATTTCCATTGGATGTCGGACAATGGATGTGTACCTGATAGTTTTACTTATGGGGCATTAATAAGCGGCCTTTGCAAGGAATCCATGTTGGATGAGGCTAGAACACTTTTTGATGAAATGGTAGACAAAGGTCTATCTCCATGTGAAGTTACTCGGATAACAATAGCTTATGAGTTTTGCaagaaaaatgaattttcaACCACAATGATCTTGCTAGGAAGATTAGACAAAAAGCCATGGGTGCGCACCATTAGTACCTTGATCAGAAAGCTCTGCAGTGAAAGTAAAGCAGAGATGGCTGCACAGTTTTTTGATAAACTGTTGGATGTAAACCAAATTGTTGATCGTGTAACACTGGCAGCATTTATGAATGCATGTTATGACAGTAACAATTATGCACTCATTGCTGATATGTCCGAGAAGATAAGAAAGGAGAAAAG GGTCTCTGTGGCATAG
- the LOC140829155 gene encoding uncharacterized protein At4g19900, which yields MLRHLRTRRRPRYGTHICALIAAVLLLLSVSLLHSRLAFFNSHSPNHPHQLPLDSTFSYDPLLNDLDNDSLSSSNPSDDRIDEFDDAASENTDDILTEEEDDDSLQNQNPAISSPDYFFDPVNGVVRRVYNRRSIDDWEDYVPFNLKLASDLGFETDKSEIAFGSDDILVDEKLRKKLSEVRKFEDALLLKGSVLRDGWGEWFDKKADFLRRDRMFKSNIEVLNPLNNPILQDPDGAGVTGLTKGDKVVQKHVFYEFKRTPFLIKKPLTISGSEHANIRRKGENVDIQTKRTERKTLNNDYIRKRTSAVGLGKELYADGKRWGYYPGLDGSLSFVNFLDAFFRRAKCKMRVFMAWNSPPWMFGVRQRRALESILYHHRHACIVVFSETIELNFFSEFVEHGYKMAVVMPNLDELLKDTPTHIFASVWQEWKNSKNYPTHYSELIRLAALYKYGGFYLDSDIIVLKPLSELNNTVGLENEPAEKTLNGAVMSFRKNSPFIMECLTEFYASYDDTLLRWNGADLLTRVAKNFSSNKDIVDTEKELLLQPSFIFFPISESTILRYFSAPATNAQQLEQDALFKKILNESTTVHFWNSVTSSLIPEPGSLISRLLNEFCIMCSDVL from the exons ATGCTTCGCCACCTCCGCACGCGCCGCCGTCCCCGTTACGGAACTCACATTTGCGCTTTGATCGCGGCAGTGCTTCTCCTCCTATCCGTCTCCCTACTTCACAGCCGCCTCGCGTTTTTCAACTCACACTCCCCTAATCACCCACATCAGCTCCCCCTCGATTCCACTTTTTCTTATGACCCCCTCCTCAACGATCTTGATAACGACTCCCTCAGCTCATCCAATCCCAGCGATGACCGCATTGACGAGTTCGACGACGCCGCTTCTGAGAACACCGACGATATCCTCACCGAAGAAGAAGACGACGACTCCCTTCAGAATCAAAATCCCGCCATTTCCTCCCCCGACTACTTTTTTGATCCCGTCAACGGCGTTGTGCGGAGAGTTTACAATAGACGCTCAATTGATGACTGGGAAGATTATGTTCCCTTCAATTTGAAACTCGCATCAGATTTAGGATTTGAGACTGACAAGTCTGAGATCGCGTTTGGGTCGGATGATATCTTGGTGGACGAGAAATTGCGTAAGAAATTGAGTGAAGTGAGGAAATTTGAAGATGCCTTATTGTTGAAGGGGTCAGTGTTGAGGGACGGGTGGGGTGAATGGTTTGATAAGAAAGCAGACTTTTTACGGAGGGATCGAATGTTCAAATCCAATATTGAGGTATTGAATCCGTTGAATAATCCAATTTTACAAGATCCGGATGGAGCGGGGGTAACTGGATTGACAAAAGGTGATAAAGTTGTACAAAAGCATGTTTTCTACGAGTTCAAGAGAACCCCATTCTTGATCAAGAAGCCATTGACGATTTCTGGATCTGAACATGCAAATATCCGACGGAAGGGTGAAAATGTTGATATTCAAACCAAGAGGACCGAGAGGAAAACTTTAAATAATGATTATATTCGTAAAAGGACGAGTGCCGTTGGTTTGGGTAAAGAGCTATATGCAGATGGAAAGAGATGGGGTTACTATCCAGGGTTGGATGGGAGTCTATCGTTTGTGAACTTTTTGGACGCATTCTTCCGAAGAGCAAAATGTAAGATGAGAGTCTTTATGGCGTGGAATTCACCACCATGGATGTTTGGTGTTCGACAGCGGAGGGCGTTGGAGAGCATTCTCTATCATCACAGACATGCATGTATAGTTGTGTTCTCTGAAACGATAGAGCTCAATTTCTTCAGTGAATTTGTCGAACATGG TTATAAAATGGCTGTTGTGATGCCAAATCTCGATGAGCTGCTGAAAGATACACCAACTCACATATTTGCCTCTGTCTGGCAAGAATGGAAGAATTCGAAGAATTACCCTACTCACTATAGCGAACTTATCAGACTCGCTGCTCTTTACAA ATATGGTGGATTTTATCTTGATTCTGACATCATCGTGTTGAAGCCATTATCTGAACTCAATAACACTGTTGGACTGGAGAATGAGCCTGCTGAAAAAACTTTAAATGGCGCAGTGATGTCATTTAGAAAGAACAG TCCTTTTATTATGGAATGCTTGACAgagttttatgcatcatatgACGATACCCTGTTGCGATGGAATGGAGCTGATCTTCTAACCAGAGTAGCCAAGAACTTTTCGAGCAATAAAGATATCGTTGATACGGAGAAAGAGCTCCTATTGCAACCCTCTTTTATTTTCTTCCCAATTAGTGAAAGTACGATTTTGAG GTACTTCAGTGCACCAGCAACAAATGCCCAACAACTTGAACAAGATGCCCTCTTCAAGAAAATTCTAAATGAATCAACGACTGTTCATTTCTGGAACAGTGTAACTTCTTCTTTGATCCCAGAGCCCGGGAGCCTAATATCTAGGCTTCTTAACGAGTTCTGTATCATGTGCTCCGATGTGTTATAA
- the LOC140829156 gene encoding uncharacterized protein: MGIYQSKKVNHEKLKLERRATQLLSSTQARYLSGCVPMHKAALKGDWEVAERLLANDITLGKSRITEGGETAFHIAALEGHAPFVANLLEKMGDDQSSHILEIQNQKGNTALSFAAVAGHVPIASMMVEKNKKLPTMRGSGSVTPLYMAALLGHHDMVDYLFPLSNFETWDENEQIRLLTTSIASGLYDLAIRILQQNNMLAGLEDGDGETPLQVLARTPSAFPGPVDTMQQGLGWIGTIARAIAPVLPRNMQLPLQLLSADDDDGSCDAYALLQYLWDLTASRHQQNDIETGEANSMEAFGNVNLKLLFTAVESENGEFLVELIRLYPDFLYKVNESKHSIFHIAVLHRHAQCFNLIYEVPGVRDLILTYVDTQGNNIMHLAGRLAPQNQLNLLPGAALQMQREVLWFKEVEKLVKPSHRNEKNHQGQTPHDVFISEHQGLMKEGEKMMKQMAKSCMLVAMLIATVVFTTAFTVPGGYNNAGTPSLQNKRFFIVFPMSEAVATLSSLTSMLMFLSILTSRYAEDDFLDSLPFWMVIGVASLFVSIAAMMVSFCTCLIFYQHGLASVTVLLFFFATVPVMFISLKYPLLATILRCTYSCRWLFLSNNRLLSY, translated from the exons ATGGGGATCTACCAGTCGAAAAAAGTGAACCATGAGAAGCTAAAGCTCGAACGAAGAGCCACTCAACTTCTTTCATCAACTC AAGCAAGATACCTGAGTGGGTGTGTTCCTATGCACAAAGCAGCATTGAAGGGCGATTGGGAGGTTGCTGAAAGATTGTTGGCCAACGATATTACATTGGGTAAATCTCGCATAACAGAAGGGGGAGAAACTGCTTTCCATATTGCTGCTTTGGAAGGACATGCCCCTTTTGTTGCTAATTTACTGGAAAAGATGGGCGACGACCAATCTTCTCATATACTGGAAATACAGAATCAAAAGGGAAACACAGCACTCAGTTTTGCTGCCGTCGCCGGGCATGTCCCTATTGCTTCCATGATGGTAGAGAAGAACAAAAAGTTGCCCACGATGCGTGGTAGTGGGAGTGTCACCCCACTCTACATGGCGGCCTTGTTAGGCCACCACGACATGGTCGATTATCTTTTCCCATTATCCAATTTTGAGACGTGGGATGAGAACGAACAGATTAGGCTTCTTACGACATCCATCGCCTCCGGATTGTATG ATCTGGCCATTAGAATCTTACAACAAAATAACATGCTAGCTGGGCTTGAAGATGGCGACGGGGAGACACCTTTGCAAGTGCTTGCAAGGACTCCGTCAGCATTTCCTGGCCCTGTTGACACCATGCAACAAGGACTCGGCTGGATCGGAACCATTGCCCGCGCAA TAGCTCCAGTGCTGCCTCGTAACATGCAGCTGCCGCTTCAATTACTGTCAGCAGATGACGACGATGGATCGTGTGATGCATATGCATTGCTCCAATATCTTTGGGATCTTACCGCATCACGCCATCAACAAAATGATATCGAAACAGGGGAAGCTAATAGTATGGAAGCTTTTGGAAACGTTAATTTGAAACTGCTTTTTACAGCCGTAGAATCTGAAAATGGAGAATTCTTGGTCGAGCTGATTCGTCTTTATCCAGATTTCCTGTACAAAGTTAACGAGTCCAAACACAGCATATTTCATATCGCTGTTTTGCATCGCCATGCCCAATGCTTCAATTTAATATACGAAGTACCCGGTGTGAGAGATTTGATACTGACATATGTAGACACCCAAGGCAATAACATAATGCATTTGGCCGGCAGGCTAGCCCCTCAAAATCAGCTCAATCTCTTACCAGGAGCAGCTCTTCAGATGCAACGAGAAGTACTGTGGTTTAAGGAAGTCGAAAAGTTGGTCAAACCATCACACCGAAACGAGAAAAACCATCAAGGTCAAACACCACACGATGTATTCATCTCAGAGCACCAAGGATTGATGAAAGAAGGTGAAAAAATGATGAAACAAATGGCAAAATCATGCATGCTAGTTGCGATGCTAATTGCCACAGTTGTTTTCACAACTGCCTTTACAGTGCCCGGTGGGTACAACAACGCCGGTACTCCAAGTCTACAGAACAAGAggttttttattgtttttcctaTGTCCGAGGCAGTGGCTACCCTATCTTCTTTGACATCAATGCTCATGTTTCTGTCCATACTGACATCTCGTTATGCCGAAGACGATTTCCTGGACTCGTTACCTTTTTGGATGGTGATTGGGGTGGCATCCCTTTTCGTGTCCATAGCGGCTATGATGGTTTCCTTCTGCACCTGTCTTATTTTCTATCAACATGGATTAGCATCGGTAACTGTTCTTCTGTTTTTCTTCGCAACCGTGCCGGTCATGTTTATATCCTTAAAGTATCCGCTTCTGGCTACCATACTACGTTGTACCTATAGTTGCAGATGGTTATTTCTTTCCAACAATAGGTTGTTGTCCTACTAG